In a single window of the Lentisphaera araneosa HTCC2155 genome:
- a CDS encoding phosphoribosylformylglycinamidine synthase subunit PurQ: MSRVKALIITGLGLNCEKETAVAFEAAGASASKIHLNDLLKDTTKLKDYHVLAFIGGFSFGDHLGSGTVLANRIKHGLRQELEDFIESGKLIIGICNGFQTMTRLGIVPALKGLFNQEVALQHNDCGTFRDNWVTLKVEESSQCVFTKGIHVLPVPIRHGEGKLVAMDEETLNDLEEGGHVCLRYADPVSIEPTQEFPMNPNGSQNSIAGICDKSGRVFGLMPHPEAYISPFNHPHWTQQKINGTLPEEGLGMQIFRNAVEFAESELL, from the coding sequence ATGAGTCGCGTTAAAGCATTAATTATTACGGGCCTTGGTCTGAACTGTGAAAAAGAAACGGCAGTAGCTTTTGAAGCTGCGGGTGCAAGTGCAAGTAAAATTCACTTGAATGATCTCTTAAAAGATACAACAAAACTTAAGGATTATCACGTACTTGCTTTTATTGGTGGTTTTTCTTTTGGTGATCACCTAGGATCTGGTACTGTATTAGCAAACCGTATTAAACATGGTTTACGTCAAGAATTAGAAGACTTTATTGAATCAGGTAAGTTGATCATTGGCATTTGTAATGGTTTTCAAACAATGACTCGCTTAGGTATCGTTCCGGCATTAAAAGGACTATTTAATCAAGAAGTGGCATTACAGCACAATGATTGTGGTACTTTCCGCGACAATTGGGTGACTTTAAAGGTTGAGGAAAGCTCGCAGTGCGTATTCACTAAAGGTATCCATGTACTTCCAGTGCCTATTCGCCATGGCGAAGGTAAGTTAGTTGCAATGGATGAAGAGACTTTGAATGACTTAGAAGAGGGTGGTCATGTTTGTCTTCGTTATGCAGATCCAGTGTCTATCGAGCCGACTCAAGAATTTCCCATGAATCCTAATGGTTCACAGAATTCAATCGCAGGAATTTGTGACAAATCAGGTCGAGTGTTTGGTTTGATGCCTCACCCAGAGGCTTACATCTCACCATTCAATCACCCGCATTGGACACAACAAAAGATTAACGGCACGCTTCCTGAAGAAGGTTTAGGTATGCAAATCTTCCGAAATGCGGTTGAGTTTGCTGAGTCAGAGTTACTGTAA
- a CDS encoding phosphoribosylformylglycinamidine synthase subunit PurS translates to MIYRLEISPRKGMDDPAGHTVQRKAKSILSYELNKVDTAEVLTIDANVERKSAEEILKEIVNPVLQQGLIGAVEQRSFDWFIAVGFLAGVTDNVSRTAREAIRDIIGRQLTDEEKVYSSREYFISSKNLKKEDVEHIAKDLLANELIQSLTIMSFDEWKHNGSPANTPEFVAIQEPKVDFINIDVSDEELMGISNSKTLALQLDEMQAIRDYAINNNDAQREELGLIGKLTDAELECLAQSWSEHCSHKIFAADIEYTDADGNVETINSLYKSYIKKSTFEIGDQVDWLVSVFHDNAGVITFNEKYDLAFKLETHNSPSALDPYGGAMTGIVGVNRDIMGTGTGAEMLVNVWGYCLGSPFVDESEVPEGLLHPRRIRDGVHQGVIEGGNQSGIPYGLGWEYFDARYIGKPLVYCGTVGILPHKQHGKSASLKTIEPGDVIVMVGGRIGKDGIHGATFSSEELHKDSPVAAVQIGDPITQKKAADFLYEARDADLYRFVTDNGAGGLSSSIGEMATECNGCFVDLAKAPLKYAGLQPWEIFVSEAQERMSFAVPVEKVEAFLTLAQERDVEATVLGEFNDSGKCHLIYNDLTVAFLDLDFMHGGNPKLQLKAKWEAPVFEEIPEELDSEISDDIHELLASLNLCSSEYKARQYDHEVKALSVVKPYVGVEADVDSDASVFMAEPMTKEGFVLANGVAPSYSDIDTYHMTASIIDMCLRRTVAVGGSIDKVAGLDNFCWPDPVESAKTPDGQYKLAQLVRSNQALYDYCKAFTLPCISGKDSMKNDSTRGGKKISIPPTLLFSTIAPMMDVSKSVTLSSKRAGDYVYVIGETLAELGGSQYAAQKGYVGNKVPQVDAEKAKKIYKQVHQATDAEVVHSLHAPAFGGLAAAFARKSIAGRLGMEIDINLIPADDLSETELLFSESNSRLVATVAPDKAEEFEALLEGVAFAKVGTVTLDDELVIRQGKHIVAALNLENLVKSYKKTLDGV, encoded by the coding sequence ATGATATATCGCTTGGAAATAAGCCCACGTAAAGGGATGGATGATCCCGCTGGACATACGGTTCAAAGAAAGGCAAAATCCATTTTATCTTACGAATTGAATAAGGTAGATACGGCTGAAGTCTTGACTATTGATGCAAATGTTGAAAGAAAATCTGCGGAAGAGATTTTAAAAGAAATCGTGAACCCTGTTTTACAGCAAGGTCTCATCGGTGCAGTAGAGCAACGATCTTTCGACTGGTTTATTGCAGTTGGTTTTTTAGCTGGTGTAACAGATAATGTATCTCGTACAGCTCGCGAAGCTATTCGTGATATTATTGGTCGTCAACTGACCGATGAAGAGAAAGTTTACAGCTCAAGAGAGTATTTCATTAGCTCAAAGAACTTAAAGAAAGAAGATGTTGAGCACATTGCGAAAGATTTGCTAGCTAATGAATTAATTCAGAGCCTCACGATTATGTCTTTCGATGAGTGGAAGCATAATGGAAGTCCTGCAAATACACCTGAGTTTGTAGCGATACAAGAGCCTAAAGTTGATTTCATCAATATTGATGTAAGTGATGAAGAGCTCATGGGGATCTCCAATTCAAAAACACTTGCACTGCAATTAGACGAAATGCAGGCGATTCGCGACTATGCAATTAATAATAATGACGCACAGCGTGAAGAGTTGGGTCTTATAGGTAAGTTGACTGATGCTGAGCTTGAATGTTTAGCACAAAGCTGGAGTGAGCACTGCTCACACAAAATTTTCGCAGCCGATATCGAATACACGGATGCTGACGGAAATGTAGAAACAATCAATTCACTTTATAAGAGTTATATTAAGAAGTCAACTTTCGAGATCGGTGATCAAGTTGATTGGCTCGTTTCTGTTTTTCATGATAATGCAGGTGTGATTACCTTTAATGAAAAATACGATTTAGCTTTTAAACTCGAGACACACAATAGCCCTTCAGCACTCGACCCTTATGGTGGCGCAATGACCGGTATTGTTGGTGTGAACCGTGATATCATGGGTACAGGTACAGGTGCAGAGATGCTTGTGAATGTGTGGGGTTATTGCCTAGGATCTCCTTTCGTTGACGAAAGCGAAGTTCCAGAGGGATTGCTTCACCCACGTCGTATTCGTGATGGTGTTCACCAAGGTGTTATCGAAGGTGGTAACCAATCCGGTATCCCTTATGGTTTAGGTTGGGAATATTTTGATGCGCGTTACATTGGTAAGCCTTTGGTTTACTGTGGTACAGTAGGTATCCTTCCGCACAAACAGCACGGCAAATCAGCATCACTTAAAACTATTGAGCCAGGTGATGTCATTGTCATGGTTGGTGGTCGCATCGGTAAAGATGGTATCCACGGCGCAACTTTCTCATCAGAAGAACTTCACAAAGATTCTCCTGTAGCTGCAGTTCAAATTGGTGACCCTATTACTCAGAAAAAAGCAGCGGACTTCCTTTATGAAGCACGTGATGCAGACCTTTATCGTTTTGTAACGGATAATGGTGCGGGCGGTTTATCCTCGTCAATTGGTGAGATGGCAACTGAATGTAATGGTTGTTTTGTTGATCTTGCTAAAGCCCCATTAAAATATGCGGGCTTACAGCCATGGGAAATTTTCGTTTCAGAAGCTCAAGAGCGTATGAGTTTTGCAGTTCCTGTAGAAAAAGTCGAAGCTTTCTTAACTCTCGCACAAGAACGTGACGTAGAGGCGACAGTGCTTGGTGAATTTAACGATTCAGGTAAGTGTCACTTGATCTACAATGACCTTACAGTGGCCTTCCTTGATTTGGACTTCATGCACGGCGGAAATCCTAAGCTTCAGTTGAAAGCTAAGTGGGAAGCTCCAGTATTTGAAGAGATTCCAGAAGAATTGGATAGTGAAATTTCTGACGATATTCACGAATTACTCGCGAGCTTAAATCTTTGCTCAAGCGAATATAAAGCACGTCAATATGATCACGAAGTAAAAGCCCTTTCTGTGGTTAAGCCTTATGTAGGTGTGGAAGCGGATGTTGATTCCGATGCAAGTGTCTTCATGGCGGAACCAATGACTAAAGAAGGTTTTGTGCTCGCCAATGGTGTGGCACCTTCTTATTCTGATATTGATACTTACCACATGACTGCGTCAATTATTGACATGTGTCTTCGTCGTACAGTCGCCGTAGGTGGATCAATTGATAAGGTTGCTGGTTTAGATAATTTCTGTTGGCCAGACCCGGTTGAATCAGCCAAGACTCCTGACGGTCAATACAAGTTGGCCCAATTGGTGCGTTCTAACCAAGCTTTGTATGATTACTGTAAAGCTTTCACACTCCCGTGTATTTCTGGTAAAGACTCCATGAAGAATGATAGTACTCGTGGTGGTAAAAAGATCTCTATTCCGCCAACATTACTTTTCTCGACAATTGCTCCGATGATGGATGTCTCTAAGTCGGTGACTCTTTCATCTAAGCGTGCAGGCGATTATGTTTATGTGATTGGCGAAACTTTAGCTGAATTAGGCGGATCTCAGTATGCAGCTCAGAAAGGCTATGTGGGTAACAAAGTTCCTCAAGTAGATGCTGAAAAAGCGAAGAAAATTTATAAACAAGTCCATCAAGCAACTGATGCTGAAGTCGTTCATTCACTTCACGCACCTGCCTTTGGTGGTTTAGCAGCCGCCTTTGCGAGGAAATCTATTGCAGGGCGTTTGGGTATGGAAATTGATATTAATCTTATCCCAGCCGATGACCTCAGTGAAACTGAGTTGCTTTTCTCTGAATCGAACAGTCGTTTAGTGGCAACAGTAGCTCCAGACAAAGCGGAAGAATTTGAAGCTTTACTTGAAGGTGTGGCTTTTGCAAAAGTGGGTACAGTGACTTTGGATGATGAATTAGTTATTCGCCAAGGTAAGCACATTGTAGCTGCACTTAATTTAGAAAACTTAGTTAAGTCTTACAAGAAGACATTGGATGGAGTTTAA
- the hemF gene encoding oxygen-dependent coproporphyrinogen oxidase — protein sequence MSQMDFHQITTYLQALQKSICKGIEDFDGEKSFEFDRWDKSGQTGLNGFGISAVIKDGAVFEKGGVNFSCVEGAKLPGSASAHRGEIANKPFKAAGVSLVLHPRNPYMPTTHANVRFFSAGEENPTWWFGGGYDLTPYYAFEEDCRHWHQVAKDACKPFGEDVYPRYKKWCDDYFYLKHRDEQRGVGGLFFDDLNEWGFDKSFEFMQAIGNSFLDAYLPIAEKRKSHPYGERERNFQVQRRGRYVEFNLVYDRGTLFGLQSGGRTEAILMSMPPLASWDYCASYPKGSDEARLTDYFLKPKDWV from the coding sequence ATGTCGCAGATGGATTTTCATCAAATTACTACATACCTACAAGCTTTGCAGAAAAGCATCTGTAAGGGGATAGAGGATTTTGATGGTGAAAAATCATTTGAATTTGATCGCTGGGACAAAAGTGGTCAAACAGGCTTGAACGGATTTGGTATAAGTGCCGTTATTAAAGATGGTGCTGTTTTTGAAAAAGGCGGAGTGAACTTTTCTTGCGTCGAAGGTGCTAAACTACCTGGTTCAGCTTCAGCTCACAGAGGCGAAATAGCTAATAAACCATTTAAGGCAGCTGGCGTTTCTTTAGTGCTTCACCCGCGCAATCCATATATGCCCACGACTCATGCTAATGTGCGTTTCTTTTCTGCAGGAGAAGAAAACCCTACATGGTGGTTTGGTGGAGGTTACGACCTCACACCTTATTACGCGTTTGAAGAAGATTGTCGTCATTGGCACCAAGTAGCGAAAGATGCTTGTAAGCCATTTGGGGAAGATGTCTACCCTCGATATAAGAAATGGTGTGATGATTATTTTTATCTTAAACACCGTGATGAACAGCGCGGTGTGGGTGGCTTGTTTTTTGACGATTTAAATGAGTGGGGTTTTGATAAGTCTTTTGAGTTTATGCAGGCCATTGGGAATTCTTTTTTAGATGCTTATTTACCGATTGCCGAAAAAAGAAAAAGCCACCCCTATGGTGAACGTGAAAGAAACTTTCAAGTCCAGAGACGTGGTCGCTATGTAGAATTTAATTTAGTTTATGATAGAGGAACTCTTTTTGGTTTGCAATCTGGGGGAAGAACAGAAGCTATTCTTATGTCAATGCCACCTTTAGCGAGTTGGGACTATTGTGCGTCTTATCCTAAAGGGTCTGATGAAGCGCGTCTTACAGATTATTTTTTGAAACCAAAGGATTGGGTCTAA